CAGACGCCAACTGGCAACACGTTGACGGTAACACCGAAGGCAGCGCAAAGGCGGTGATCCGTTGATGATCCGTTCCTGCTTCGCCATCAAGGACTCCGTCACGGATCAAAACCTACACAACAGCACCAAATAAACACCGTAAACTATGTTTCTTTCCGGCCCAAGGCCTGCACCGAGGATAGAGGAGAGGTTTGAGCGCATCCTCGATGTGAAGTATGCGCCTACCTCTTACCAGCCAGATACGCTGcctcgcacgcgcgcgcccacCTCGAGCCTGCTTTCTCTCGAATGCCCTAAACAATAAACATGCTAATCTTCACCAACTCCAGTAAACGAGACGTGGCACAGAATGCTCCTCACTTCTACGCACATGAGCAAAACAATACAAGCACCACAAATGTAACTCGGGAAAACTGAGCCACCACGCGTGGGTGATGAGCAACCGTACGGAGCAATCGTTAGATAGTAAGTCTGAGCTGGTGCGCGTGCTGACCACGTGCGGCGGCATCCCTTGTTAATAGCGAGCAGTCCACCCGCATCCCCGCAAGCTGCTCGTCTACACcgggggagagaaagagggagcgggcggtgccgtctgtgtgtgcccggTACTGTGCAAGCGCTCATTTTCAAGCCGCACGCGGGCCTGTTGCTGGTGCCCCTGCGGTCGGGTGATGCGCGAGAGCgtgctcgtgcgtgcgtggccaAGCAGTGTCGCTATGCGTCTCCGTCTCACCTCGGTGCGGAGCAACGGTACGAAACACGTGCGAGACACGGCTGCTTTCTCTGtgtggtgcgcgtgtgcgggaGGTGGGTTTgggcggcgcgtgcgcatgtgatGACGTACGCTTTGGAATTGACTGCCGACCTGCGCGGAGCGCCTCGCGCGCGTCGCGTGCTGTGCGGACAACGTGCATTGGTGTGCATATCCTCTACTGTTACTCAAAATAAAACTTctgaggcgcacgcgcggccgTGCCGGCACGGCCACCAGTACACCACCCTCACGCGCACAACCTgcgaagggaggagagagagagagagagacggcgccCCGGCAGCTGCCCGTCCCcactgctactgctgctgcgcgcgcgcctgtgcgccaCGCTGATGATCTCTCTATTCGCATCGCGACACGCTGACACACACGACCTGAGTGACACGCGAACGGAACCAACAATCGAGAAAGAACAGCTGAGTGTgcgcggcgtgtgcgcgctcgggcggggaagggggaagcCCGGAAGCGAGCGACTGGAAGCGCGGCGGGGAGCAAGTCTGGTCGGTGTGATGAGTCTGCTAAGATGTACGCAACATTTACAATTGGAAGACGAGTCTGAACACTGATGCACGCACTGATAAACGGCACGGACGCGGCCATGCCGGTTCCTTAGAGATCACTGTATTAGTTTTGATGAAATGGTTCTcgtttgttgttgttgagCGGTCGTTTTCTgggtctgtgcgtgcgtggttGTTTGGGTAGCTGTGGTTGTAGTTTTTGGTTCGTTTGGCAAGGGTTAATCGGGTGTCTGTAAAGCTGCGAGGAAAGTCTCTGTCGAAGGGAAGTGCGCCGTTTCTACCATCCTGGTCACGGGAGACTGATGGTTTGCTCTTCGGGGCGTTGCCGCATCTTTCTTTTATTGGCGCCATGGGGCCtattaaaaaaaaaaaaaaaaacagaaaagaggcAGGAAAGATGGAGGAGAGAAATTCGTGCAACAGCAGCATGGaggtatgtgtgtgtgtgtgtgtactcCCGGTACGCGGTACTCGTGGCAGGAGGTGTCAGTGTGCTGCTTGGTGTGTGCAGTCGCGCTGCCGTTCGTTACCCTCTGGCGTCTCTAGCGCGCCATGCAAAAAGGATGGCAACATGCGATCTTCTACTGAGCCATGCGCACCTGAGTCTGTGGCACCGCGTGTCGGATGtgtcgcgcgcgcggctACTCTTGCACGTGATTTTTGCTTTCTCGCTTTTCCTTCCACTAGCCACCCCTTCTATATGATTGCCCCTTCCTCCTGCTACTGCTTCGGCGTAACGCGCTTTCAATACACGTACCAACACACGCGCGTACGCACTCATGCTGTCTCGAATCTGTCACTCGGCTGCCGTAAATGGGGCCCTCCCCCAACGCCTCTCTTCGTACGCCAAAAAATGCTCCTTTGCAATCTTCCGACGAAAACGATGGCACCCCGTTTTTTGCTCATCACTGCGAAAACTCAACGCACGCCAGTATCAATAGATCGCCACTAGTATCACGCATCAGCAGCAAGGACAGCTAAACAACGAAACCGAGACACACTCTATTCGTCCTCGCTCTCACGCCGGCTTACCTTTTACGCCCTCGATTCCTCCCGCCTCAGTCCCACCGCGCCCTTTGcaggtttttttttgccgcaCCCCTTAGGCTAGCAAGATAAGAACGTTGACCCCGCTCGCACATACATCACAATGACGATTGATACGCAGGCCGCACCCGCTGCTCAAACCTTGAAGGCCGGCAACGCCACAGGATCTCTCACCGAGGAGCGCCGCGAggtcgagcagcagcgcgcagctgAGAACACGAGTTTTCGCCGTATCGCGTCCTCGAAGCACGCCCAGCGAACCCTGCAGCCGTTGAACAACTTGACCGACAACATGAAGCCTTCCCGCTCCACTAAGTCGAACTTGCGTCTCTCCATCGGCGACCCCACTGTCGACGGCAATCTAAAGACCCCCGACATTGTAACAGAGGCAATGGTAGATGTAGTGCGCTCTGGCAAGTTCAACGGCTACCCGCCGACGGTCGGGGCAGACAACTTGCGCCAGGTGGTGTCGACCTACTGGCGCCGCTTCTGCCAGACCAAGTCTCGTCAAGAGGCGTTGAAGTGGGAGAACGTGATCATCACGTCCGGTGTGTCGCAGGCCATCGTGCTCGCTCTCACGGCACTGTGCAACGAGGGCGACAACATCCTCGTGTGCGCCCCATCGTTTCCCCACTACAAGAGCGTCTGCGACAGCTACGGCATCGAGTGCCGCTACTATTACCTCGACCCCTCGAAGAGCTGGGAGTGCGACCTCAGAGCTGCGGCCGGTATGGTGGATAGCCACACCAAGGCATTTGTCATCATCAACCCCTCCAACCCGTGCGGCAGCAACTTCTCCCGTGCACACGTGAGCGATATCATCGATTTctgccagcagcaccagatCCCACTCATCAGTGACGAAATCTACGCTGAGATGGTGCTGAACAACGGCATCTTCACGTCTGTCGCCGACTTCGACACGAACGTTCCGCGTCTCATCCTGGGCGGCACAGCCAAGTATCAGGTCTGCCCCGGCTGGCGCGTAGGCTGGTCTATTCTGATCGACCCAATGAACGTTGCGGGAGACTGGGCTGTCGGAATGGAGCGACTGACCCAGCTCATCGCTGGCGTCAACTCTATCTGCCAGGAGGCGATTGCGCGGACACTGCTCAAGTGCCCGGCGGAGTGCACCGAGCACATCGTCACTCAACTGGAGGCCGGCGCCAAAGTGTACGCCCGACTGCTCGAACACGACATTGGCATCTCCATGGAGGCGCCGCAGGCCTCCATGTTCGTGATGCTCAAGCTGAACCTCAGCTACTTTCAGGATTTGAAGTCGGACATGGAGTTCTACGAGAAACTGCTGGATGAGGAGAacgtgcaggtgctgccggGTGAGATCTTTGGCATGAGTGGCTTCCTTCGTGCAACGGTTTCCCGCCCATCGGCGGTGCTGAATGAGGCAGTCGACCGCATCATCGAGTTCTGCGAGCGCCACAAGAAgtagagaaaaaaaaatacaagCGGGCGTCTCTGCGTTCGAACAAGGGAGAGATGAGCGactggcacacacaccgagagagcagcgagagcgCGTGAAGAGAGCATGCTGATGGACCGAGATCGTCATGGCACGGCGGAAATGGAAAAGCAGAAAGATAGAAGAGGGTATATGcgaggagaaggtggaggagaggggcatCTGGCATATGCGCTGTTTTGAATGGTGCCTGTTGGTGTGAgttcgtgcgtgcgtgtgtgcatgtgcgcgggtgtgtgtgtgtgtgtgtgtgtgtacgtgccaAGTTGTTATCATGAAGCAACACAAGAGTCAAAACCTTTTTGCAGGCTGTTGGCTTTCATCTCGGGTCTTTCCGGATTCCGCTCGTTtctcgttttgtttttggaTGTCCGGTCTCCCCTCCCACATGGCCCCGGCCCTCTTGAAAGTCGAAGTTTTGGTCTCCCAGAGTGTTatcctccctctttctcagGGTTACCaagcctcctcctcctctctctgtaGCTGATGGAGCTCTTTGCTCCCTCGATCCGCCTCGCGCTtgtccccctctccccttaTTACTTATTTTTTGAGGCCCCTCCTATCGCCTGCAGGCTTTTTTTATCTCCGTGTGAGTGTGTCACGCTCTTTAGCGCATTTCCTCCGCGTCCTTTACCCGCAGCGCCCGCTACCGCCTACACAGTTTCCCGGTTCCGTTTCCTTTTCCGGTCTGCGTTCAACGCGCGCTGCCTGTCGTGTGTTCGCCGCGATGCAGACGACGAAGTAAAAGGcgcacacacctgcacagcCAGCAGACAcgaaaagggagaaagaaATGACTGGGACTTTGTAAGCGAGAAGAGACGGGGGGAAGGAACATATGCGGCCGAGTAGGGAAAACAATAAACGACGCATGCAAGCACACGCCGAGCtacacgcatacgcataTGGTTGCATATGCTGAAGTAGGTGAGCGAGAACAGTAGATGCATGTGAGCCGTTTACCCTGGATTTCTGCCGGTCCtccgctccctcctctccaaAACATGCAGACGAACATGTAAGCACTCACCGATACTGGCACACATAGTCGCCAGCTCGAATATGGTTTCTCTTCTCAgctctcccttcttctttctcttcgctctccctcATGAAGGAGCTTACGCGAAATACAACGCATGTTTCGCGgttctcttctttttctgtgaATTCGTTTCCGTGTGTGCGGACTTCCTTTGCTTTTCGCCACTACCTCCCCGCCCCTCCGTAtttatgtgtgcgcgttcgtgtgcgtgtgcgcgtttcCCCTTTATTTTGCTGTTTTGgtcgtcttctcttttttcccGTGATATTCCTGCTGTTCCTCGTTATCACTTGAGGTGAGACAGTAAGTGCGTTTACGCTTGTTTGCGTGTTTCTTCGCGCCACAGGTGGTGCATGCTTCTTTACTTCATTgatcctttttttttctctgtttaGCTTCTTCTGTGTCGTATTTTTGTCCTCAGAAACTCCGCCTCACCTCACCTCCGACACTTCActctttcccttctcttcccttcctctcacGTTCGAATCCTCCTTCCACCTCCTTCTTCCTGAGCTGCTCATGAAGCACCactgcccccttccccctcatAAAAAAGGCCctgccctcttccctctaacctctcgcgcgcacgtgtctctctctcgcctgccCACTGACACAAGCATAGGTCCGTaagcacgccgccgccaccctcccctcccctctctccgctgGGGCATCTTTGTTGTAAATTCCGCCTCCagcggaagaggggaggggataACGGAGCGAAAATGAAAGCAACGAGTTCGTTCTTTGCTCATGCATCGGGGGGTACGTATTTCCCGTTTTGTCTCCATAGTCGTGAAGGCGTGCCGCGTACCGCGTGTAAAATAGGGTTGCGGGCAGGGAGATCAAGACGAGTGAAtcagggaggggaggggaggaagcaCACGATACGGCTCGCATTTTATTTTCGCCTTGCATGTTTTGGTTTGGCTACATCTctcacccgcacacacacacacttcacgctctctctttgtgtgtgtgtgtgcggatgGATGGATGGGACTGGTTTCTTCGCCTGGTAAGCGTAAACTGTTGTCTTTTTcatgttttgtttttgtgttACTTCcacggaaaagaaaaagaaaaagcgaaaCGCAATGGAAACAGGCGGGGAATAATCTCTGCAACCATCGAAAAGGCCACCCTCATCGCTGTAGTCTCTCACAAGCACCATTTACAGGCTGTACGACGTACACAGATGCCCGCGGAGACGACAAGATGACAGGCGAATGGCCCCTTTTTCATTTTTCGAATTCCATTCTCGATGCGGATGATGCCGGTCAGCTTTCAGTAGTACCACCGTCCAGTAGCCACCTTAAGGGGAAGCCAAGAGCCCGCAGACTGCCCTGGTATATGGCTGCGGGCTCTTGGTGTCGGTGAACAGGTCTGGACTAGCTCTGTGCGGCGGAAACTTGCGGCCGTCATCACGTCACTGCCATCCAAACGATCGGCAAGGTATCCGCGTGACTCAAACGCATCTCACCCGCTCCTCGCTGGCTACTGGTGGTGGGTAGCctgagcggctgtgaggcgacctgcgaggcaATGGTGGGTAAAGTTTGAGGCAATGGTGGTTCCCCCATGGCCAGGTCGGCGCATCGCTGTACCGCATGTCTACGGCTCCATCGCACCACGTGATGTGGGGCCCGTAACATGCCGGGGGAGTAAAGCGGTGCTCGACTCATCCTGTATGGCAGAGAAATGGGCTCACGCTGCAATAAGCAAAAAGCTTTTGAGCACAGAAAAGTCAAAAGTGGAAGACGAAGCGGAAAGCTGCGGGACTACTTCCCCAACGACACAGTGGTTCCCATGGGATAAAAATGACCCATCAGCTTCTTcctctttgttgtttgttttgcTTCTTGAGTTTTTCcaaccccacccccaccccgcgTCCGTGTTGATAGCGCCGATGCCAtgcaccagcaccgcgaTTCCGAAGCCTGCCCTTTTCTCAAGggcagggaaggggggagaaggtGTTTGTATACGGGTCATTTGCGCGCAATGTCGCTCGCTGCGCTTTTTATACTGAAATGTTTGCTGCCGCCTGCACAGGAAGCCCCACATAACAGCGCGAGTAGTTTGCAGACACAGGCAAGGAAGACGCAGAAGAAGCgaagacggcgcagcagccgacaTGGGTGAAGGGTGAAGTTGGTTCTAATGTACTTCaaacaaggaaaaagaaagtTGCATTTCCTCTCCGCCTTGTcatcttttgttttcttttctttttggcgCGTTGTTCGCCCTTCTCTGGCCTTCGCGTTTGCCTTGGCTTGGCTTGGCTCCACTCTTGTTCTTGATTGATTTTTGCGCTTGTGTTGTCTTCGACTCGTATTTTGTCTCCCTGCATTTCGATTTGCACCTTCTACGTTCTTGGCCCCGCTACTCTGTTgcgctctctgtctctgcccCTATCTCTGCTTACgcttcctcgtcgccgccgggcTCTGCTCGTTtgcagacgcacacgaacAGAATCAcgaggggagggcagagagcGAAGAAGCGATGGCGAGTCGAGTGGAGagcaaaaaagaaggaaacgCTCCAGAATTTGATGAAAGTGCGGAGGCAACGAGAGTGACAGggagaaggcagagagagagcgacggTTTTCCAAAGACGAGCATTTCAGCTTGTGGgcgtttttcttcttttttggTTCTTTTCAGCCGTTCAGCAGTACCCCGATGCCCACGACAAACTTCCTTTCATTTCTTCCTTCGTTTTTCCACCATCCCTTTCCTGTACTCGCGCGtcacctctttctctttttttttggcgtGGTAACTTGAAACAATttatacatatatatatatatatatgtatgcatatataCGCATCCGCGCACAGCACATCGGGAAAGAGGTGATGAGCCAACACATGCAaacaggaaaaaaagggaagctGTAATTCGTAAAAGtagacacacatgcacgtcAAAGCCACAAAGAAAAATGAGGCAAACGGATGCGTGACACAAAACGACAAAACGCGCGAACGTTTCTTCCCttgaaaaacaaaaacagcacaaacaaaaaaacgcAGGAACGCCAAAACGGGTGTTCTCGTGTCGGTGGTGCCGCGAAGTGCATTCAATGATGCGCCTGTCTATCACCGATGCAGATCCATCGCTTGTCCCTTCTTTGGttgctttgttttcttcCGTGGTTTGCTGAGTCTTCACTCAGATGGCTGTTTCCTGTCCCTTTAACGGTGTACGCATGTCTTGGGCAGTAAGTGTTGACAAcgagctctctctctctctcacgtgatcctctcctcctcgctgtccTACGCCAGCAGGTGAGTACGCCGGCGCCTGCAGAAACATTTGGATACTCACAAGTCCATCACACCGGATTCCGCTGGTCCCACGCCACTCCATTCCTCTCTCACGCGATAGGAAGTATGCCAGACGGAGACATTCTGTTTGCGGATGTGGTGTTGATGGCGCAGGGGAGGGCGCGTTGCCGTTCNNNNNNNNNNNNNNNNNNNNNNNNNNNNNNNNNNNNNNNNNNNNNNNNNNNNNNNNNNNNNNNNNNNNNNNNNNNNNNNNNNNNNNNNNNNNNNNNNNNNNNNNNNNNNNNNNNNNNNNNNNNNNNNNNNNNNNNNNNNNNNNNNNNNNNNNNNNNNNNNNNNNNNNNNNNNNNNNNNNNNNNNNNNNNNNNNNNNNNNNNNNNNNNNNNNNNNNNNNNNNNNNNNNNNNNNNNNNNNNNNNNNNNNNNNNNNNNNNNNNNNNNNNNNNNNNNNNNNNNNNNNNNNNNNNNNNNNNNNNNNNNNNNNNNNNNNNNNNNNNNNNNNNNNNNNNNNNNNNNNNNNNNNNNNNNNNNNNNNNNNNNNNNNNNNNNNNNNNNNNNNNNNNNNNNNNNNNNNNNNNNNNNNNNNNNNNNNNNNNNNNNNNNNNNNNNNNNNNNNNNNNNNNNNNNNNNNNNNNNNNNNNNNNNNNNNNNNNNNNNNNNNNNNNNNNNNNNNNNNNNNNNNNNNNNNNNNNNNNNNNNNNNNNNNNNNNNNNNNNNNNNNNN
This genomic stretch from Leishmania donovani BPK282A1 complete genome, chromosome 36 harbors:
- a CDS encoding tyrosine aminotransferase, with product MTIDTQAAPAAQTLKAGNATGSLTEERREVEQQRAAENTSFRRIASSKHAQRTLQPLNNLTDNMKPSRSTKSNLRLSIGDPTVDGNLKTPDIVTEAMVDVVRSGKFNGYPPTVGADNLRQVVSTYWRRFCQTKSRQEALKWENVIITSGVSQAIVLALTALCNEGDNILVCAPSFPHYKSVCDSYGIECRYYYLDPSKSWECDLRAAAGMVDSHTKAFVIINPSNPCGSNFSRAHVSDIIDFCQQHQIPLISDEIYAEMVLNNGIFTSVADFDTNVPRLILGGTAKYQVCPGWRVGWSILIDPMNVAGDWAVGMERLTQLIAGVNSICQEAIARTLLKCPAECTEHIVTQLEAGAKVYARLLEHDIGISMEAPQASMFVMLKLNLSYFQDLKSDMEFYEKLLDEENVQVLPGEIFGMSGFLRATVSRPSAVLNEAVDRIIEFCERHKK